One segment of Fructilactobacillus hinvesii DNA contains the following:
- a CDS encoding LTA synthase family protein yields MAAFFKRIRQFFNTTIGFYVLVVVLFWLKTYYCYKTDFTLGVAGGTQEFLLAVNPLPSALLLFGIALYFRGKLAYWLMLIIDFLQSTWIFANILYYREFSDFISMGIIQGTGNVQNNLGKSFVEILRPTDFIVYVDIVILILLLLFGVIKISKKPLKLRYAVGITLLSFILMFAEYNVANADRSGLLTRTFDNNYIVKYLGLNEYAAFSAYQTHQESTTRAKAKAQDLKGVEKFVKQNYASPNVSYYGKEKGKNVFIIHLESFQQFLIDYKVDGKEVTPNINKFYHDQHTLSFDNFYHQVAQGKTSDAEMMLENSLYGLPQGSAMVTYGGQNTYQAAPSILDQKGYTTAAFHGDVPTFWNRNNAYKSWGYDYFFSESYYKNKPNYNIGYGMKDKIFFKQSIPYIQQLPQPFYAKLITLTNHYPYELDKQNTDFPATTTGDNTVDPYVQTAHYLDQAFGEFEDYLQKSGLAKNSVVVLYGDHYGISNNHRPAIAKLLNKKSVNKYDLAQFQKVPFMINGANIQGGIDHTYGGEIDVLPTLLHLLGVNNQNMIQFGQDLLSKDNNQIVPFRNGDFVSPKYTKVGSTVYDTKTGTELHLNGQQKKEVAKLQTYVNDSLSNSDKVVYGDLLRFHNLPGYRDVNKKSFNYNKKDALKQLQKTDQKKKTDLVNQNGGKSTESDFQTDAPELK; encoded by the coding sequence ATGGCTGCTTTTTTTAAGCGAATCCGCCAATTCTTCAATACGACGATTGGATTTTACGTGCTGGTCGTCGTCTTGTTTTGGCTCAAAACTTATTATTGTTACAAAACTGATTTTACCCTCGGAGTGGCTGGGGGAACTCAAGAATTTTTACTGGCAGTGAACCCGTTGCCATCAGCACTCTTACTGTTTGGAATTGCTCTCTATTTTCGGGGGAAATTAGCCTACTGGTTAATGCTCATCATTGATTTTTTACAATCGACGTGGATTTTTGCAAACATTTTGTACTATCGAGAATTTTCCGACTTCATTTCAATGGGGATTATTCAAGGAACTGGGAACGTTCAAAATAACCTTGGCAAGAGTTTCGTGGAGATTTTACGACCGACAGACTTTATTGTGTACGTTGACATCGTAATTTTGATCCTCCTACTTTTATTTGGGGTAATTAAAATTAGTAAAAAGCCGCTCAAATTACGGTATGCGGTTGGAATTACACTGTTATCGTTTATCCTAATGTTTGCCGAATATAATGTTGCTAATGCCGATCGTTCGGGATTATTAACGCGAACCTTTGATAATAACTACATTGTTAAGTATTTGGGGTTGAATGAATATGCAGCATTTAGTGCATACCAAACCCATCAAGAATCAACAACCAGGGCGAAGGCGAAAGCCCAAGACTTAAAGGGGGTTGAGAAATTTGTCAAGCAAAATTACGCTAGTCCTAACGTCAGCTATTATGGTAAAGAAAAAGGAAAAAACGTTTTCATCATTCATTTGGAAAGTTTCCAGCAGTTCTTAATTGATTATAAGGTAGATGGTAAAGAGGTTACGCCAAACATCAATAAGTTCTACCATGATCAACATACCCTTTCTTTCGATAATTTTTACCACCAAGTGGCGCAAGGAAAAACTTCTGATGCGGAAATGATGTTGGAAAACTCACTCTATGGATTGCCGCAAGGATCAGCGATGGTTACTTATGGCGGACAAAACACGTATCAAGCCGCTCCTTCAATTTTGGACCAGAAGGGGTATACAACGGCCGCCTTTCATGGAGATGTACCAACCTTCTGGAATCGGAACAATGCTTATAAATCGTGGGGATATGACTATTTCTTTAGCGAATCTTACTATAAGAATAAACCGAACTATAACATTGGCTATGGGATGAAAGATAAGATTTTCTTCAAGCAGAGTATTCCTTACATTCAACAATTACCACAGCCATTTTATGCGAAATTAATTACATTAACGAACCATTATCCGTATGAATTAGATAAGCAAAACACGGACTTCCCAGCAACAACCACAGGTGATAATACGGTGGATCCGTATGTGCAAACTGCTCACTATTTGGACCAAGCCTTTGGAGAATTTGAAGACTACTTGCAAAAGAGTGGATTAGCGAAGAATAGCGTTGTGGTTCTGTATGGTGATCACTATGGGATTTCTAATAATCACCGACCGGCAATTGCTAAATTGTTAAACAAGAAGAGCGTTAATAAGTACGATCTCGCTCAATTCCAAAAGGTTCCGTTCATGATTAATGGAGCTAACATTCAGGGCGGCATTGACCACACTTATGGTGGTGAAATTGATGTCTTGCCAACTTTGTTGCACCTGTTGGGTGTGAACAACCAAAACATGATTCAGTTTGGTCAAGATCTTTTGAGTAAGGATAATAACCAGATTGTACCGTTTAGAAATGGCGATTTTGTTAGTCCTAAATACACTAAGGTTGGTTCAACTGTTTACGACACGAAGACGGGAACTGAGCTGCATCTAAACGGCCAACAGAAAAAAGAGGTTGCTAAGTTGCAGACCTATGTGAATGATTCATTGTCGAATTCAGATAAAGTTGTTTATGGGGACTTACTACGTTTCCACAATCTACCTGGTTATCGTGACGTTAATAAAAAGTCATTTAACTATAATAAAAAAGATGCTTTGAAGCAGTTGCAAAAGACTGATCAAAAGAAAAAGACTGATTTGGTTAATCAAAACGGGGGTAAGTCCACTGAGTCTGATTTCCAAACAGATGCACCAGAATTAAAATAA
- a CDS encoding glycosyltransferase family 4 protein, with amino-acid sequence MLKIDMFSTATKVKGQGVGSAYLELIRLLRERFPTEFQLEINQYDRADLSHYHTINPTFYLSTFSKRRGRKIGYVHFLPETLEESLQLPPVIKQLFYKYVIAFYKRMDQIVVVNPTFIPELEKYGIPAQKVTYIPNFVSKTEFHPVTESHKAVLRDQYGYERKRFTVICTGQVQTRKGVLDFAKLARENPDYQFIWVGGFSFGGMTAGYTELKRLVADPPANLSFPGIVERDQLVDYYDLADVFLLPSYNELFPMSVLEAFSCGLPVILRNLPLYQQIISGYYAPAKAEPEMNTWLRRFATDAELRSDYAQKAQAASNYYSEDHLAQIWHDFYIQQAQIQAKKGRNHVKKQ; translated from the coding sequence ATGCTCAAAATTGATATGTTCTCAACGGCCACTAAGGTGAAAGGTCAGGGAGTAGGAAGTGCCTACCTGGAATTAATTCGGTTGCTACGTGAGCGCTTTCCCACTGAATTTCAACTTGAGATTAACCAGTATGATCGAGCTGACCTTAGTCACTATCACACGATTAATCCAACGTTTTATTTATCAACCTTTAGTAAACGGCGGGGACGTAAAATTGGTTACGTCCATTTTCTTCCTGAAACCTTAGAAGAAAGCCTACAGCTACCGCCGGTTATTAAACAACTTTTTTATAAGTACGTGATTGCTTTTTACAAACGAATGGATCAAATTGTGGTGGTGAATCCCACCTTTATTCCTGAGTTAGAAAAATATGGCATTCCAGCCCAGAAGGTCACGTATATTCCAAACTTTGTGAGCAAAACGGAATTTCATCCGGTGACCGAATCCCACAAAGCAGTACTCAGAGATCAATATGGTTACGAACGGAAACGGTTTACCGTAATTTGCACGGGCCAGGTGCAAACCCGCAAGGGTGTTCTTGATTTTGCAAAGCTTGCTCGGGAAAATCCAGACTATCAGTTTATCTGGGTTGGAGGATTTTCATTTGGAGGGATGACCGCTGGGTATACTGAACTAAAGCGATTGGTAGCAGATCCACCGGCCAACTTGAGTTTTCCTGGAATTGTGGAGCGGGATCAATTAGTTGATTATTATGACCTGGCGGATGTTTTTTTACTGCCGTCGTATAATGAACTATTTCCAATGTCAGTGTTAGAGGCTTTTTCCTGTGGTCTGCCGGTGATTTTACGAAATTTGCCACTCTATCAACAAATTATCTCGGGCTATTATGCCCCCGCGAAAGCTGAACCAGAAATGAATACCTGGTTACGACGGTTTGCGACTGATGCTGAATTAAGAAGTGATTACGCGCAAAAAGCACAAGCGGCCTCTAATTATTATTCAGAAGATCACTTGGCCCAGATTTGGCATGACTTTTACATTCAACAGGCTCAGATTCAAGCCAAAAAGGGGAGAAACCATGTCAAGAAGCAATAA
- a CDS encoding ATP-dependent Clp protease ATP-binding subunit, which produces MEGQQGAYEFGNLDDLIRSMQGSNQNGAAGSQGSNGGNGQKGILATYGTDLTKLARAGKLDPVIGRDDQTARAIEVLNRRSKNNPVLIGEAGVGKTAIVEGLAQKIADGTVPQKLQSKRIIQIDMVSIIQGTGIRGQFEKKMQQLIKEVKADPNIILFIDEIHEIMGAGNSEGGLDAGNVLKPSLARGDFQLIGSTTLKEYREIEKDSALARRFQPIMVNEPTPEQAVKILRGLQKNYEDYHLVHYTDKAIEAAVNLSNRYIHERYLPDKAIDLMDETGSRKNLTLNIIDPQAIEKEIAQAEKNKEAALHKEDYEQAAFYRDQEKQLEAQRDRGAHNYNTNNNTVTENDMQQVVEEITDIPVGDLEDQEKEQLKQLDHNLEKHVIGQDQAVSQVAKAIQRNRIGFNKSGRPIGSFLFVGPTGVGKTELAKQLANQLFGSRDALIRFDMSEYREPQSVAKLIGAAPGYVGYDEAGQLTEKVRRHPYSLILFDEIEKAHPDVLHTFLQVLDDGRLTDSQGRTVSFKDTVIIMTSNAGTNAGSNVGFGAEASGKTHSVLDKLGAYFKPEFLNRFDGIVEFNPLKKTDLVKIVDLMLDDMNQNLQDAGINVAVTQPAKQKLVELGYNPAMGARPLRRIIQEQIEDPTASYLLDHPATKKLVADVNKEQQIRVTAQ; this is translated from the coding sequence ATGGAAGGACAACAAGGTGCATACGAATTTGGAAATCTTGATGATTTAATTCGCTCCATGCAAGGAAGTAATCAAAACGGAGCTGCCGGAAGCCAAGGCAGTAACGGCGGCAACGGTCAAAAAGGAATTTTAGCTACTTACGGAACTGATTTAACGAAACTCGCTCGGGCTGGGAAACTCGATCCAGTGATTGGTCGGGATGATCAAACTGCCCGCGCCATCGAAGTTTTAAATCGCCGTTCCAAGAATAATCCCGTTTTAATTGGGGAAGCTGGGGTCGGAAAAACAGCAATTGTAGAAGGATTAGCGCAAAAAATTGCTGATGGCACGGTTCCTCAGAAGCTCCAAAGCAAACGGATTATCCAAATTGACATGGTATCGATCATTCAAGGAACCGGAATTCGAGGTCAATTTGAAAAGAAAATGCAACAACTCATCAAGGAAGTGAAGGCTGATCCAAACATCATCCTCTTCATTGATGAAATTCACGAAATCATGGGAGCTGGTAACTCTGAAGGCGGACTCGATGCCGGAAACGTCTTGAAACCTTCCCTTGCCCGCGGGGATTTCCAGTTAATTGGTTCTACGACCCTCAAAGAATACAGAGAAATTGAAAAGGATTCGGCGTTAGCTCGACGATTCCAACCTATTATGGTGAACGAACCGACTCCAGAACAAGCCGTTAAAATTCTGCGGGGACTCCAAAAAAACTACGAAGACTACCACTTAGTTCACTACACGGACAAGGCGATTGAAGCGGCTGTCAACCTTTCGAACCGCTACATTCACGAGCGTTATTTGCCAGATAAGGCGATCGATCTTATGGATGAAACCGGATCGCGCAAGAACCTAACTCTAAACATCATTGACCCGCAGGCCATTGAAAAGGAAATTGCCCAGGCGGAGAAAAATAAAGAAGCAGCTTTACACAAGGAAGATTATGAACAAGCTGCTTTCTACCGTGATCAAGAGAAGCAACTAGAAGCTCAACGTGATCGGGGGGCTCATAATTACAACACTAATAACAACACGGTTACCGAAAATGACATGCAACAGGTTGTTGAAGAAATCACTGATATTCCCGTTGGTGACCTTGAAGACCAAGAAAAAGAACAACTGAAACAGTTGGATCACAACCTAGAAAAACACGTGATTGGTCAAGATCAAGCCGTCTCTCAGGTTGCCAAAGCCATCCAACGGAATCGGATTGGTTTCAACAAATCCGGTCGGCCAATCGGTTCCTTCCTGTTTGTTGGCCCAACGGGTGTGGGAAAAACTGAGTTAGCCAAGCAACTGGCCAACCAACTCTTTGGTTCCAGAGACGCGCTGATTCGGTTTGATATGTCTGAATATCGAGAGCCACAATCAGTTGCAAAATTAATTGGAGCAGCCCCTGGATACGTGGGTTATGATGAAGCCGGACAATTAACCGAAAAAGTACGGCGGCACCCATACAGCTTAATTCTGTTCGATGAAATTGAAAAAGCACACCCCGACGTATTACACACCTTCTTACAAGTCTTAGATGACGGTCGCTTAACCGATTCACAGGGACGGACGGTTTCCTTTAAAGATACAGTTATCATCATGACCAGTAACGCGGGAACGAACGCCGGTTCAAACGTTGGATTCGGTGCCGAAGCCAGCGGCAAAACCCACTCCGTTTTAGACAAACTGGGAGCTTACTTCAAACCTGAATTTTTAAACCGGTTCGATGGGATTGTGGAATTCAATCCATTGAAGAAAACCGACTTAGTTAAGATTGTGGATCTCATGTTAGACGACATGAATCAAAATCTTCAGGATGCTGGCATTAACGTTGCCGTTACCCAACCAGCTAAGCAAAAACTAGTGGAATTAGGTTACAACCCTGCTATGGGAGCACGGCCATTACGGCGAATAATCCAAGAGCAAATTGAAGATCCTACTGCTAGTTATCTACTGGATCACCCTGCAACTAAGAAATTAGTTGCAGATGTCAACAAAGAACAACAAATTCGCGTTACAGCACAATAA
- a CDS encoding phosphocarrier protein HPr translates to MEKRQFKITAETGIHARPATFLVQTASKFDSNITLEYEDKTVNLKSIMGVMSLGVGQNAVITITADGDDAKDALEAIAKTMKEEGLIE, encoded by the coding sequence ATGGAAAAACGTCAATTTAAAATCACTGCAGAAACTGGGATTCACGCTCGTCCGGCCACTTTTTTAGTGCAAACTGCTAGTAAATTTGATTCTAACATTACATTAGAATACGAAGACAAGACGGTGAACCTGAAGTCAATTATGGGAGTAATGTCACTTGGGGTTGGTCAAAATGCAGTTATTACCATTACTGCTGATGGTGATGACGCTAAGGATGCCTTAGAAGCCATTGCTAAAACCATGAAAGAAGAAGGCTTAATCGAATAG
- a CDS encoding competence protein CoiA, with protein MNVVFFRTFFKGDFLLIAMTTTQKRIKALRAQRKQHYFCPNCHEQVQLRRGAHKIAHFAHQPNSDCHIGEPETTEHLAGKLFLEQQWQTTSKAQLEVYLPAIKQRPDVLVDQKLVLEFQCSPLTVKRLSERVSGYQRVGLHSEWLLGQAYYQRRKTAASVLQFLAYRPSIGYYLLFLNVRESKLRLRYHLSFTDQCLDFQERLFFTWKTLSEFWRQMQLVDAPIASLLGIQSWLIQQLRWRNPATLTLQEECYRCHHLLQGCPLVCHYPRRVPPLNTALWWLTWRIQVVLELETNHLVSLPALINRLEQQLQYPLLPNLRHQVAWLVTTFMRELRKQGAGQECRDQLEWIKDGEWFVDERQKLAAIIAKEKD; from the coding sequence GTGAACGTGGTCTTTTTTCGTACCTTCTTTAAGGGTGATTTTTTGTTAATTGCGATGACAACTACACAAAAACGGATTAAGGCTCTGAGAGCACAACGAAAGCAGCACTACTTTTGCCCCAACTGTCACGAACAAGTCCAGTTGCGCCGAGGAGCACACAAAATTGCTCATTTTGCGCACCAACCAAATAGTGATTGTCACATAGGTGAACCAGAAACAACCGAGCATCTGGCGGGGAAATTATTTTTAGAGCAACAATGGCAGACTACCTCTAAAGCCCAACTTGAGGTTTATTTGCCGGCGATTAAGCAGCGTCCTGACGTCCTGGTGGATCAGAAGCTAGTGCTTGAATTTCAGTGTAGCCCGTTAACGGTTAAGCGATTATCAGAACGAGTTAGCGGTTATCAGCGGGTCGGATTACATTCGGAATGGCTGTTAGGTCAGGCTTATTACCAACGCCGAAAAACGGCTGCCAGTGTGTTACAGTTTCTGGCGTACCGACCCAGCATCGGATATTATCTGCTGTTTTTAAATGTGAGGGAATCCAAACTCAGGTTGCGTTACCATCTGAGTTTTACTGATCAGTGCCTTGATTTTCAGGAACGATTGTTTTTTACTTGGAAGACATTAAGCGAATTTTGGCGCCAGATGCAGCTTGTGGATGCTCCAATTGCGTCTTTATTAGGAATCCAAAGTTGGCTGATCCAACAACTACGGTGGCGTAATCCAGCTACGTTAACTTTGCAAGAAGAGTGTTATCGGTGCCATCATTTATTACAGGGGTGTCCGCTGGTGTGCCACTATCCCCGAAGAGTGCCACCGCTAAACACAGCACTCTGGTGGTTAACGTGGAGAATTCAGGTCGTCTTGGAACTAGAAACCAATCATTTAGTTAGTTTACCAGCGCTAATTAACCGATTGGAACAACAACTGCAATATCCGTTATTGCCTAATTTACGGCACCAGGTTGCTTGGTTAGTTACAACGTTTATGCGAGAGCTTCGGAAGCAGGGAGCGGGGCAAGAGTGCCGTGATCAACTAGAATGGATAAAAGACGGTGAGTGGTTTGTGGATGAGCGACAGAAATTAGCGGCAATTATTGCAAAAGAAAAAGACTAG
- a CDS encoding lysylphosphatidylglycerol synthase transmembrane domain-containing protein, protein MSRSNKISLLLMIAIGILISWYAVRDIKFSVLINDLSSVNLGWLAVALGCILLYFFFESVVTYILVRSSTPTFSFRDAIRVPLVEQLFNGITPFSSGGQPAQLVVLLQAGVDGGKASSALLMKFVIYQAMIVLNFVVSLIIGFHYLVDTVHSLAIFVLFGFLIHLVVIVALLMIMYWYSMTKKLVNGCFKVVGWFVSAPKYHRWKRTLDQKIDNFHEESIRIGHEGKLMAKVCGLTFLQLFFYYLIPYFVMLALGYHNANVVMVTSLDVLIFLVISMFPIPGGAGGAEYSFEKLFRSYIHSSSKLALAMILWRLLTYYLGLVLGLVALVIKPHRVHDNEAKSMEE, encoded by the coding sequence ATGTCAAGAAGCAATAAAATTTCATTACTCCTCATGATTGCCATCGGAATCTTGATTTCGTGGTATGCCGTGCGGGACATTAAGTTTAGCGTGCTAATTAATGACCTGTCTTCTGTGAATTTAGGTTGGTTAGCCGTGGCGCTCGGGTGCATTCTACTTTATTTCTTTTTTGAATCAGTGGTAACTTACATTTTAGTGAGGAGTAGTACTCCGACTTTTTCGTTTCGGGATGCCATTCGAGTTCCATTAGTTGAACAGTTGTTTAATGGGATTACTCCGTTTTCAAGCGGGGGTCAGCCAGCCCAATTGGTAGTTCTTTTGCAGGCAGGAGTTGATGGTGGAAAAGCAAGTTCCGCCCTTTTAATGAAGTTTGTGATTTACCAGGCCATGATTGTTTTAAACTTTGTGGTTAGTTTGATCATTGGCTTTCATTATCTAGTTGATACGGTGCATTCGTTAGCCATTTTTGTTTTGTTCGGCTTTTTGATTCATCTAGTGGTGATTGTTGCCCTTTTGATGATTATGTATTGGTATTCGATGACAAAGAAGCTCGTCAACGGTTGTTTTAAAGTGGTGGGCTGGTTTGTCAGTGCGCCGAAGTATCACCGGTGGAAACGAACTTTAGATCAGAAGATTGATAATTTTCACGAAGAAAGTATTCGGATTGGGCACGAAGGGAAACTGATGGCCAAGGTGTGTGGATTAACCTTTCTGCAGTTGTTTTTTTACTACTTAATTCCGTACTTTGTCATGTTGGCCCTCGGTTATCACAATGCAAACGTGGTGATGGTTACCAGCTTAGACGTTTTAATTTTCTTAGTAATTTCAATGTTTCCCATTCCGGGGGGAGCAGGAGGGGCCGAGTACAGTTTTGAAAAGTTGTTTCGAAGCTATATTCACAGCTCCAGCAAATTAGCACTAGCCATGATTTTATGGCGATTATTAACTTACTATTTAGGATTGGTGTTAGGATTGGTTGCCTTAGTCATCAAACCACACCGTGTGCATGATAATGAAGCAAAAAGTATGGAGGAATAA
- a CDS encoding adaptor protein MecA produces the protein MKFEKTNENTIKVWVTNEDLRERHVNLLELMENQDEVEQFFYQILEEVDVDHEFQNNDLVSFQVLPAHNGFEMIISKDDRLVSKLTEANVNFATEESKEKFAQVKAQQQGSDVFDPERLTRVVPVQFASFEDLLSGIRAVQGQLQIHGIQLETALYKRDGQYDLMLYYQILPDNVDPTWDEIKTQLDAIDDQLSLFYEFGTLSPVRAQELEEAARPIIKRQAVSTLTKYFN, from the coding sequence TTGAAATTTGAAAAAACAAATGAAAATACGATTAAAGTATGGGTTACCAATGAAGATTTACGGGAACGCCACGTTAACCTCCTAGAGTTAATGGAAAATCAGGATGAAGTTGAACAATTTTTTTACCAAATTTTGGAAGAAGTGGATGTAGACCATGAATTTCAAAACAATGACCTTGTTTCTTTTCAAGTTCTTCCGGCTCATAATGGTTTTGAAATGATTATCAGTAAGGATGATCGGCTTGTTTCAAAGCTGACGGAAGCAAACGTTAATTTTGCCACGGAGGAATCCAAGGAAAAGTTTGCCCAGGTTAAAGCACAACAACAAGGCAGTGACGTCTTTGATCCAGAACGGTTAACTCGGGTCGTTCCCGTTCAATTTGCCAGCTTTGAAGATCTATTGAGCGGAATAAGAGCCGTACAGGGGCAGCTCCAAATTCATGGGATTCAACTGGAAACGGCACTATACAAGCGGGATGGTCAATATGATTTAATGCTCTATTATCAAATTTTGCCTGATAACGTTGATCCAACCTGGGACGAAATAAAAACACAGTTGGATGCCATTGACGATCAGCTGAGTTTGTTCTACGAATTTGGCACGTTAAGCCCGGTTCGAGCTCAAGAACTCGAAGAGGCAGCAAGACCAATTATTAAACGGCAAGCAGTTAGCACTTTAACCAAATACTTTAATTAA
- a CDS encoding glycosyltransferase family 4 protein — MNIGLFTDTYFPQVSGVATSIKTLKDELERRGNHVYIFTTTDPNADEEQEAGIYRFSSIPFISFTERRIAVRGLFQATQIAKKLDLDLVHTQTEFSMGMIGKFVARNLNIPCVHTYHTMYEDYLHYVANGHLLKPIHVKEGTLAFCRHLDGIVAPSKRVLDKLTDYGVKSPIRIIPTGVDLNHYEAKSSVDIRKQLGLTPTQPVLLSLSRLAYEKDIDTLIGQMPSILEAIPTAHLVIVGDGPAAQDLHDQVARLGLQQHVTFTGEINNQKVNAYYKMADLFVSTSNSESQGLTYIEAMAADTKVVVAASPYTDDLITDPSLGMTFTTLAEFSQEVINYLQHLADYPDQPELRRRKLHDISADYFVEQVLVFYQDVITRYVGTDDKESNYHAQN, encoded by the coding sequence TTGAATATCGGCTTATTTACAGATACATATTTTCCGCAAGTGAGTGGAGTGGCGACTTCCATTAAAACGTTGAAGGATGAGTTAGAACGACGGGGGAATCACGTTTATATCTTCACCACCACGGATCCTAATGCAGATGAAGAGCAAGAAGCAGGAATTTATCGTTTTTCCAGTATTCCCTTTATCTCATTTACAGAACGTCGAATTGCGGTTCGAGGGCTTTTTCAGGCCACTCAAATTGCGAAAAAGCTTGACCTAGATTTGGTTCATACGCAGACGGAATTTTCGATGGGCATGATTGGAAAGTTCGTAGCCAGAAACTTGAACATTCCTTGTGTCCATACTTATCACACGATGTATGAGGATTACCTGCACTACGTTGCTAACGGTCATTTATTAAAGCCGATCCACGTGAAAGAAGGAACATTAGCTTTTTGTCGCCATTTAGATGGAATTGTGGCCCCTAGTAAACGCGTTTTGGATAAACTGACCGATTACGGCGTTAAGAGCCCCATTCGCATTATTCCAACTGGAGTTGATTTAAATCATTATGAAGCTAAAAGTTCTGTCGATATTCGGAAACAACTAGGATTAACCCCAACGCAGCCGGTTTTATTATCATTAAGTCGATTGGCATACGAAAAAGACATTGATACTTTGATTGGTCAGATGCCTTCCATTTTAGAAGCGATTCCGACGGCCCACCTCGTAATTGTTGGAGATGGACCAGCTGCTCAAGATTTACACGATCAAGTCGCTCGTTTGGGACTCCAACAACACGTCACCTTTACCGGTGAAATTAATAACCAAAAGGTGAATGCTTATTATAAAATGGCAGATTTGTTTGTTTCAACCTCAAACTCTGAATCCCAGGGATTAACCTATATTGAAGCCATGGCGGCTGATACTAAGGTGGTAGTGGCTGCCAGTCCCTACACGGATGATTTAATTACGGATCCGTCGTTAGGGATGACGTTTACCACCCTAGCTGAGTTTAGTCAGGAGGTAATTAATTACCTGCAACATCTTGCAGACTATCCAGATCAGCCAGAGTTACGGCGCCGTAAGCTGCATGACATTTCAGCAGATTATTTTGTGGAACAGGTATTAGTTTTTTATCAAGACGTCATTACTCGTTACGTAGGGACCGACGATAAGGAGTCAAATTATCATGCTCAAAATTGA
- a CDS encoding DsbA family protein, with protein MIEMYLFVEPTCSSCLTAEQAVTKVADNLTQKVRVKFIPYLQLGVINSSHHQLDYQITLDYKAALFQGCKKGREFLQQLQTEVLLNHAIYSDALVNQVATATKLDLEMFQEDRDSDLPQSAFKSDQELVREMGVTDHDNLVIFNCASCANGLLIKDLDYQHLHTLCAKMETKMQKESGTPNLRVL; from the coding sequence ATGATTGAAATGTACTTATTTGTTGAGCCAACCTGTTCCAGTTGCTTAACAGCAGAACAGGCGGTGACGAAAGTAGCTGACAACTTAACCCAAAAAGTACGTGTGAAGTTCATTCCGTACCTCCAACTTGGTGTGATTAATAGCTCACATCACCAGTTAGATTACCAAATTACATTAGACTACAAGGCTGCCCTCTTTCAGGGGTGCAAAAAGGGACGAGAATTTTTGCAACAACTGCAAACGGAAGTATTACTTAACCATGCTATTTACTCTGACGCTTTAGTTAATCAGGTAGCTACAGCAACTAAACTGGATCTAGAAATGTTTCAAGAAGATCGCGATTCGGATTTACCTCAATCAGCCTTCAAATCGGATCAAGAACTGGTTCGTGAGATGGGCGTTACCGATCACGATAATCTCGTCATTTTTAACTGTGCCAGTTGTGCGAATGGTCTCTTAATCAAAGATTTAGATTATCAACATTTACATACATTATGTGCCAAAATGGAAACCAAAATGCAAAAAGAATCCGGGACTCCCAACCTGCGTGTTCTTTAA
- a CDS encoding MBL fold metallo-hydrolase, whose amino-acid sequence MKLTILGYYGGYPFQHTATSGYLLQSAGFNLLLDCGSGVLLELEDVLDPLKLDAVLLSHYHADHVADVGVLQYYWQLHSQRYQQKLLPIYGHQLDQTAYKALDWPTATEKRAYNPEVVNHIGPFDLTFLRTEHPVPAFAIRIKERDTGKVLVYTADSRFFPALADFAHDADLLIADTNFFSDQTGKIWHMTTKQVGKMARDAHVHELLISHLPQTTDRDRLLQETQAATKDQLPVRLPQIGMIINI is encoded by the coding sequence ATGAAATTAACAATTTTGGGTTACTATGGTGGTTATCCATTTCAACATACAGCAACTAGTGGCTACTTATTACAATCCGCTGGTTTTAATCTACTATTGGATTGTGGTAGTGGGGTACTGTTGGAGTTAGAGGACGTTTTGGATCCATTAAAGTTGGACGCAGTGCTCTTATCACACTATCATGCTGATCATGTGGCAGACGTTGGCGTTTTGCAATATTACTGGCAGCTGCATTCACAACGATATCAACAGAAGCTATTACCCATTTATGGACACCAACTTGATCAAACTGCTTATAAAGCACTAGATTGGCCCACGGCGACGGAAAAGCGTGCTTATAATCCGGAAGTAGTTAATCACATCGGTCCATTTGACCTAACTTTCTTACGGACCGAACACCCAGTTCCAGCCTTTGCCATTAGAATCAAAGAACGTGACACCGGTAAAGTTTTGGTTTATACTGCTGACTCAAGGTTTTTCCCGGCATTAGCGGACTTTGCACATGATGCCGACCTTTTAATTGCGGATACAAATTTCTTTTCGGACCAAACGGGAAAAATCTGGCACATGACAACAAAACAAGTGGGGAAAATGGCTCGTGATGCGCACGTCCACGAACTCTTGATTAGTCATTTACCCCAAACGACCGACCGAGATCGCTTGTTACAAGAAACCCAAGCGGCGACTAAAGACCAACTACCAGTGCGATTACCGCAAATCGGGATGATCATTAATATTTAA